The Gopherus evgoodei ecotype Sinaloan lineage chromosome 8, rGopEvg1_v1.p, whole genome shotgun sequence genome includes a region encoding these proteins:
- the GLUL gene encoding glutamine synthetase: MATSASSHLSKAIKQMYMKLPQGEKVQAMYIWIDGTGEHLRCKTRTLDQEPKSIEDLPEWNFDGSSTLQSEGSNSDMYLLPAAMFRDPFRKDPNKLVLCEVFKYNRKPAESNLRHTCKRVMDMVSNQIPWFGMEQEYTLLGTDGHPFGWPSNGFPGPQGPYYCGVGADKAYGRDIVEAHYRACLYAGVKIGGTNAEVMPAQWEFQVGPCEGIEMGDHLWIARFILHRVCEDFGVIVSFDPKPISGNWNGAGCHTNFSAKSMREEGGLKHIEEAIEKLSKRHQYHIRAYDPKGGLDNARRLTGFHETSSIHEFSAGVANRGASIRIPRNVGQEKKGYFEDRRPSANCDPYAVTEALIRTCLLSETGDEPFEYKN; the protein is encoded by the exons ATGGCCACCTCAGCGAGTTCCCACCTGAGCAAAGCTATAAAGCAGATGTACATGAAGCTGCCTCAGGGTGAAAAGGTGCAAGCTATGTACATCTGGATTGATGGGACTGGGGAGCACCTGCGCTGTAAAACCCGGACGCTGGACCAAGAGCCCAAGAGCATTGAAG ATCTACCTGAGTGGAACTTTGACGGCTCTAGCACCTTGCAGTCTGAGGGTTCAAACAGTGACATGTACCTTCTCCCTGCTGCCATGTTCCGGGACCCTTTCCGCAAGGACCCTAACAAGCTGGTTCTTTGTGAGGTCTTCAAGTACAACCGCAAGCCAGCTG AGTCAAACCTACGGCACACCTGTAAACGGGTTATGGATATGGTGTCCAACCAGATCCCCTGGTTTGGGATGGAGCAGGAATATACTCTTCTTGGGACAGACGGACATCCATTTGGTTGGCCTTCCAATGGCTTCCCTGGGCCCCAGG GTCCATATTACTGTGGCGTAGGAGCAGACAAAGCCTATGGCAGAGACATTGTGGAAGCACATTATCGGGCATGTCTCTATGCTGGTGTTAAAATTGGAGGAACAAATGCAGAAGTGATGCCCGCACAG tgggaattccaggtggGCCCATGCGAAGGGATTGAGATGGGGGATCACCTCTGGATTGCACGCTTCATCCTACATCGGGTGTGTGAAGACTTTGGGGTAATCGTGTCCTTCGATCCCAAGCCCATCTCTGGGAATTGGAATGGAGCTGGTTGCCACACCAACTTCAGCGCGAAGTCCATGAGGGAGGAAGGAGGCCTCAA GCATATAGAAGAGGCCATTGAGAAGCTCAGCAAACGGCACCAGTACCACATCCGTGCTTATGACCCAAAAGGGGGGCTGGACAACGCCAGGCGCCTAACAGGCTTCCACGAGACATCCAGCATCCACGAATTCTCTGCTGGCGTGGCCAACCGTGGGGCCAGTATCCGTATCCCCAGAAACGTGGGCCAAGAAAAGAAGGGCTACTTCGAGGACCGCCGGCCCTCTGCCAACTGTGACCCTTATGCTGTGACGGAGGCACTAATCCGTACGTGTCTTCTCAGCGAAACCGGGGATGAGCCCTTTGAGTACAAGAATTAA